The proteins below come from a single Lates calcarifer isolate ASB-BC8 linkage group LG11, TLL_Latcal_v3, whole genome shotgun sequence genomic window:
- the syt5a gene encoding synaptotagmin Va: MRLVSVAGARLRRAAEEEEERERPPPPPPSHHSNHQFASMKNKFFNELTHLPMPMWAVGAIVVVVLALVACLGFCIYKKCFNKGKKPKKVRERKAGRGRRKKEKEGEEGEEKKEGEEGKEEEEKEYFGKLEYTLDYNFTDNQLIVGILQAQDLPAMDIGGTSDPYVKVYMLPDKKKKFETKVQRKNLCPVFNETFTFKIPYNELGGQTLTLQVFDFDRFGKHDVIGEIKIPMNTIDLGQPIHEWKDLVGGEKEEQEKLGDICISLRYVPTAGKLTVNIMEAKNLKKMDVGGLSDPFVKVVLQHNGKRLKKKKTSVKQNTLNPYFNESFSFEIPFSQIQKVQVLITVYDYDKLGSNDPIGKCWIGYGASGVGLRHWSDMLANPRRPVAQWHTLQPEEEVDAALKAPIR, translated from the exons ATGCGATTGGTCAGCGTGGCGGGGGCGCGGCTCCGCAGGGCggccgaggaggaggaggagagggagcgtcctcctcccccacccccttcaCACCACTCCAACCATCAGTTTGCTAGCATGAAGAACAAGTTCTTCAATGAGCTCACACACCTGCCAA TGCCCATGTGGGCTGTGGGAGCCATTGTGGTAGTGGTCCTTGCCCTTGTCGCCTGCTTAGGATTCTGCATCTACAAGAAGTGCTTCAACAAGGGCAAGAAGCCCAAGAAGGTCCGCGAAAGGAAGGCAGGACGAGGGCgcagaaagaaggagaaggagggagaagagggagaggagaagaag gagggagaggaagggaaggaagaggaggagaaggagtaCTTTGGCAAACTGGAGTACACACTGGACTATAACTTTACTGATAATCAG ctgataGTCGGCATCCTCCAGGCTCAGGACCTTCCAGCTATGGACATTGGTGGGACCTCAGACCCTTACGTCAAAGTCTACATGCTGccagacaagaagaagaagtttgAGACCAAAGTTCAGCGCAAGAACCTTTGTCCGGTTTTCAATGAGACCTTCACCTTTAAG ATACCTTATAATGAGTTGGGTGGTCAGACTTTGACGCTGCAAGTTTTTGACTTTGATCGTTTTGGTAAACATGACGTCATTGGTGAGATCAAGATCCCCATGAACACCATAGACCTTGGACAGCCAATACATGAATGGAAAGATCTGgttggaggagagaaagaggag CAAGAGAAGCTGGGTGATATCTGTATTTCCCTTCGTTATGTCCCCACGGCTGGTAAGCTAACAGTTAACATCATGGAAGCCAAGAACCTGAAGAAGATGGACGTCGGAGGACTGTCAG atcCCTTTGTTAAGGTGGTGCTGCAGCACAATGGGAAGcgactgaagaagaagaagacgtCAGTCAAACAAAACACTCTGAATCCTTACTTCAATGAGAGCTTTAGCTTTGAGATCCCTTTCTCCCAGATCCAG AAAGTTCAGGTGCTGATCACTGTGTACGACTACGACAAGCTAGGCAGCAACGACCCTATCGGCAAGTGCTGGATCGGCTACGGTGCCTCAGGTGTTGGGCTGCGCCACTGGTCAGACATGCTGGCCAATCCCAGGCGTCCTGTGGCCCAGTGGCACACGCTGCagcctgaggaggaggtggatgctGCACTGAAGGCCCCCATTCGCTAA
- the tnnt1 gene encoding troponin T, slow skeletal muscle isoform X1: MKIYRHQTKFWISFLPEAEEEQEAEPEQEEETEQVEEDGGEQQEYQDQDAQEEEEERPKPKPMVPQLAPPKIPEGERVDFDDIHRKRMEKDLLELHTLIDVHFEQRKKDEEELIGLKERIERRRSERAEIQRVRAEKEKDRQNRIAEERHRKEEEEAKRKADDEAKKKKVLSGMGANFGGFLAKAESRRGKRLTGREIKKKTLAERRQPLGIDNMREDALRQRAQEMWNWIYQLESEKFDFMEHMKHQKYEIIVLLNRIQHAQKFKKGHGKGKVGGRWK, encoded by the exons ATGAAGATTTATAGACATCAAACTAAATTCTGGATCTCCTTTCTGCCAGAGGccgaggaggagcaggaggctgagcctgagcaggaggaagaaactgagcaggtggaggaagatggaggag AGCAGCAAGAGTACCAAG ATCAAGATGCCCAGGAGGAAG AGGAGGAACGCCCCAAACCCAA GCCTATGGTGCCTCAACTTGCTCCTCCAAAGATTCCTGAGGGAGAAAGGGTGGATTTTGAT GATATCCACAGAAAACGCATGGAGAAGGACTTACTGGAGCTGCACACTCTGATCGATGTCCACTTTGAGCAGAGAAAGAAGGATGAGGAAGAACTTATTGGCCTCAAAGAACGGATC GAGCGCCGCCGCTCAGAGAGAGCTGAAATCCAGAGGGTTagagcagagaaggagaaggacagacagaacaGGATTGCg GAGGAGCGTcacagaaaagaggaagaggaggccaagAGGAAGGCTGACGATGAggccaagaagaagaaagtgcTATCTGGCATGGGTGCAAACTTTGGAGGCTTCCTGGCCAAG GCTGAGTCGAGGAGGGGCAAGCGTCTGACAGGCAGAGAGATCAAGAAGAAGACTCTGGCTGAGAGACGGCAGCCACTGGGCATCGACAATATGAGAGAGGATGCGCTTAG GCAACGGGCCCAAGAGATGTGGAACTGGATCTACCAGCTGGAGTCTGAGAAGTTTGACTTCATGGAGCACATGAAACACCAGAAATATGAG ATCATTGTGCTGCTGAACAGAATCCAACATGCTCAGAAATT TAAAAAAGGCCATGGCAAAGGGAAGGTGGGCGGCCGCTGGAAGTAA
- the tnnt1 gene encoding troponin T, slow skeletal muscle isoform X2, translating into MKIYRHQTKFWISFLPEAEEEQEAEPEQEEETEQVEEDGGEQQEYQEEERPKPKPMVPQLAPPKIPEGERVDFDDIHRKRMEKDLLELHTLIDVHFEQRKKDEEELIGLKERIERRRSERAEIQRVRAEKEKDRQNRIAEERHRKEEEEAKRKADDEAKKKKVLSGMGANFGGFLAKAESRRGKRLTGREIKKKTLAERRQPLGIDNMREDALRQRAQEMWNWIYQLESEKFDFMEHMKHQKYEIIVLLNRIQHAQKFKKGHGKGKVGGRWK; encoded by the exons ATGAAGATTTATAGACATCAAACTAAATTCTGGATCTCCTTTCTGCCAGAGGccgaggaggagcaggaggctgagcctgagcaggaggaagaaactgagcaggtggaggaagatggaggag AGCAGCAAGAGTACCAAG AGGAGGAACGCCCCAAACCCAA GCCTATGGTGCCTCAACTTGCTCCTCCAAAGATTCCTGAGGGAGAAAGGGTGGATTTTGAT GATATCCACAGAAAACGCATGGAGAAGGACTTACTGGAGCTGCACACTCTGATCGATGTCCACTTTGAGCAGAGAAAGAAGGATGAGGAAGAACTTATTGGCCTCAAAGAACGGATC GAGCGCCGCCGCTCAGAGAGAGCTGAAATCCAGAGGGTTagagcagagaaggagaaggacagacagaacaGGATTGCg GAGGAGCGTcacagaaaagaggaagaggaggccaagAGGAAGGCTGACGATGAggccaagaagaagaaagtgcTATCTGGCATGGGTGCAAACTTTGGAGGCTTCCTGGCCAAG GCTGAGTCGAGGAGGGGCAAGCGTCTGACAGGCAGAGAGATCAAGAAGAAGACTCTGGCTGAGAGACGGCAGCCACTGGGCATCGACAATATGAGAGAGGATGCGCTTAG GCAACGGGCCCAAGAGATGTGGAACTGGATCTACCAGCTGGAGTCTGAGAAGTTTGACTTCATGGAGCACATGAAACACCAGAAATATGAG ATCATTGTGCTGCTGAACAGAATCCAACATGCTCAGAAATT TAAAAAAGGCCATGGCAAAGGGAAGGTGGGCGGCCGCTGGAAGTAA
- the tnnt1 gene encoding troponin T, slow skeletal muscle isoform X3 — MKIYRHQTKFWISFLPEAEEEQEAEPEQEEETEQVEEDGGEEERPKPKPMVPQLAPPKIPEGERVDFDDIHRKRMEKDLLELHTLIDVHFEQRKKDEEELIGLKERIERRRSERAEIQRVRAEKEKDRQNRIAEERHRKEEEEAKRKADDEAKKKKVLSGMGANFGGFLAKAESRRGKRLTGREIKKKTLAERRQPLGIDNMREDALRQRAQEMWNWIYQLESEKFDFMEHMKHQKYEIIVLLNRIQHAQKFKKGHGKGKVGGRWK, encoded by the exons ATGAAGATTTATAGACATCAAACTAAATTCTGGATCTCCTTTCTGCCAGAGGccgaggaggagcaggaggctgagcctgagcaggaggaagaaactgagcaggtggaggaagatggaggag AGGAGGAACGCCCCAAACCCAA GCCTATGGTGCCTCAACTTGCTCCTCCAAAGATTCCTGAGGGAGAAAGGGTGGATTTTGAT GATATCCACAGAAAACGCATGGAGAAGGACTTACTGGAGCTGCACACTCTGATCGATGTCCACTTTGAGCAGAGAAAGAAGGATGAGGAAGAACTTATTGGCCTCAAAGAACGGATC GAGCGCCGCCGCTCAGAGAGAGCTGAAATCCAGAGGGTTagagcagagaaggagaaggacagacagaacaGGATTGCg GAGGAGCGTcacagaaaagaggaagaggaggccaagAGGAAGGCTGACGATGAggccaagaagaagaaagtgcTATCTGGCATGGGTGCAAACTTTGGAGGCTTCCTGGCCAAG GCTGAGTCGAGGAGGGGCAAGCGTCTGACAGGCAGAGAGATCAAGAAGAAGACTCTGGCTGAGAGACGGCAGCCACTGGGCATCGACAATATGAGAGAGGATGCGCTTAG GCAACGGGCCCAAGAGATGTGGAACTGGATCTACCAGCTGGAGTCTGAGAAGTTTGACTTCATGGAGCACATGAAACACCAGAAATATGAG ATCATTGTGCTGCTGAACAGAATCCAACATGCTCAGAAATT TAAAAAAGGCCATGGCAAAGGGAAGGTGGGCGGCCGCTGGAAGTAA